A genomic window from Nitrospinota bacterium includes:
- a CDS encoding PHP domain-containing protein — protein sequence MRKSEIHMHSTFSDGEFTPTELVRIARTNGVSILSLTDHDTFSGIEEFIQAAEGTGISAFPGIEITTRYRDFNIHLLAYFKSLESIDAELLKIVAAMSEKRERRMLEMVDRINEVVPERFKGKILFENVRKAAEGVLARPHLAREMVRLGIVSSTGQAFEKYLVEYNVERQNLDAKTAIALIRKSEGIPVVAHPGERTYSLYNPGKGRDYEDVPGQVEELKSFGLLGLECLYPYHEKTHQVEFYTDLANQFGLIVTGSRDFHGFSTYQKPSLLGTTPLNDEFFDRFQEVWG from the coding sequence ATGAGAAAATCTGAAATCCACATGCATTCGACATTTTCGGACGGGGAGTTTACTCCCACCGAACTGGTCCGCATCGCCCGGACAAATGGCGTTTCCATTCTTTCCCTGACCGACCACGACACTTTTTCGGGGATTGAGGAATTTATCCAGGCGGCGGAGGGCACCGGTATTTCCGCTTTTCCGGGGATAGAGATCACCACCCGGTACCGTGACTTCAACATTCATCTCCTGGCCTATTTTAAATCTCTGGAATCCATTGATGCAGAGCTGTTGAAAATAGTTGCCGCGATGTCGGAAAAACGTGAACGACGGATGCTGGAAATGGTGGATCGCATCAACGAAGTGGTGCCGGAGCGGTTCAAGGGAAAAATCCTGTTTGAGAATGTCAGAAAAGCGGCGGAGGGTGTGCTGGCAAGACCGCATCTGGCAAGGGAAATGGTGCGTCTGGGGATCGTTTCCTCGACCGGGCAGGCGTTTGAGAAATATCTGGTTGAATATAACGTGGAACGCCAGAACCTCGATGCTAAAACCGCCATCGCTTTGATCCGAAAAAGTGAGGGTATTCCCGTTGTGGCGCACCCAGGGGAGAGGACCTATTCCCTGTACAATCCAGGCAAGGGAAGGGATTATGAGGATGTCCCCGGTCAAGTGGAAGAATTGAAATCGTTTGGCCTGCTGGGATTGGAATGCCTTTACCCCTACCATGAAAAAACCCACCAGGTCGAGTTTTACACGGATCTTGCCAACCAGTTTGGTTTGATCGTGACTGGTAGCCGTGATTTTCATGGTTTTAGCACCTACCAAAAACCCTCCCTCCTCGGCACAACTCCCCTCAATGACGAATTTTTTGACCGCTTCCAGGAAGTCTGGGGCTGA
- a CDS encoding DUF2282 domain-containing protein: protein MKKNIALRSAVAGVVALGFLVAGTPSMAGDKHEKMKMEGEHCYGIAKAGMNDCKSGIHGCKGKAKADGEKDSFLVVPHGTFAKIVGGSTKAG from the coding sequence ATGAAAAAAAATATTGCTCTGCGCTCGGCAGTTGCAGGGGTGGTCGCTCTTGGATTCCTGGTCGCTGGAACCCCTTCCATGGCTGGTGACAAGCATGAAAAAATGAAGATGGAAGGCGAGCATTGCTATGGTATTGCCAAGGCAGGAATGAATGATTGCAAAAGCGGAATACATGGATGCAAGGGAAAAGCCAAAGCCGATGGCGAGAAGGATTCCTTCCTCGTGGTTCCTCACGGGACCTTCGCCAAAATCGTGGGCGGTTCCACCAAGGCGGGATGA
- a CDS encoding DUF692 domain-containing protein — protein sequence MNDFDTKFPGPIPAKAGIGLRARHYREILETLPPIGWLEVHSENFFSDGGQPLFYLEKIRPHYPLSLHGVGLFLGSTDPLNRVHLGHLKSLIERFEPDLVSEHLCWGSVNGRFLNDLLPLPYTEEALDHFCTRVDQAQEFLGRALLIENVCNYLQYKHSTIAEWDFIAEVSRRTGCGILLDVNNIYVNAMNQKFDSASYFLSIPIDAVREIHLAGFDSNGDCLIDTHGQPVWEEVWDLYRQTLKWFGNVPTLIEWDTDVPELSVLFAEAGKADAILRENHACSQ from the coding sequence ATGAACGATTTCGACACAAAATTCCCAGGCCCGATTCCGGCGAAAGCCGGAATCGGGTTGCGGGCCCGGCATTACCGGGAAATTCTTGAAACCCTGCCCCCGATAGGATGGCTGGAGGTTCACAGCGAAAATTTTTTCAGCGACGGCGGTCAACCGCTTTTCTACCTGGAAAAAATTCGCCCTCACTATCCCCTGAGCCTGCACGGTGTGGGTCTGTTTCTTGGGTCTACAGACCCACTGAATCGGGTTCATCTGGGCCATCTCAAATCTCTCATCGAACGATTTGAACCGGATCTGGTTTCCGAGCATTTATGCTGGGGGTCGGTGAACGGTCGCTTTTTAAACGACCTGTTGCCGTTGCCTTATACGGAGGAGGCCCTGGATCATTTCTGTACGCGCGTTGATCAGGCGCAGGAATTTCTAGGCCGCGCCCTTTTGATCGAAAATGTTTGCAACTACCTGCAATACAAGCATTCCACCATTGCCGAGTGGGATTTCATCGCCGAAGTCTCCCGCCGTACAGGTTGCGGAATTTTGCTGGATGTGAATAACATTTATGTGAATGCGATGAACCAAAAATTTGACTCGGCAAGTTATTTCCTGTCTATTCCGATAGACGCAGTCCGGGAAATTCACCTGGCCGGGTTTGACTCTAATGGCGATTGTTTGATCGACACCCACGGCCAACCGGTCTGGGAAGAGGTGTGGGATCTGTATCGGCAAACGCTGAAATGGTTTGGCAATGTTCCCACCCTGATCGAGTGGGATACGGATGTCCCGGAGCTGTCCGTATTGTTTGCCGAAGCGGGTAAGGCCGATGCCATCCTGAGGGAGAATCATGCCTGCTCTCAGTGA
- a CDS encoding DNA-binding domain-containing protein has product MPALSELQLGFAEAIFSGDGAKFLLNLVPGELSPERRVDIYRNNVFGCLTDALKMAYPVIVKLVGADFFEYLAAEFIRQTPSKSGNLHNFGREMAEFLPNLPEAAKLTYLPDVARLEWACNEVFFSADHPPLKLNRLAEVPEDQIGHLKFHLHPATRLIFSDYPVHLIWQTNQEDYSGDPVIDLDQGGVAILVRREAYQAVLQPVTAAEWAFLTSLRVGRDLSSASDAALSADPKFDVAAALRQFAADAILVDFSL; this is encoded by the coding sequence ATGCCTGCTCTCAGTGAACTGCAATTGGGGTTTGCTGAAGCCATATTCAGCGGCGATGGGGCGAAATTTTTGCTGAACCTTGTGCCGGGGGAGTTGAGCCCCGAGCGCCGGGTGGATATCTACCGCAATAATGTTTTCGGATGCCTGACCGATGCCCTTAAAATGGCTTATCCGGTGATTGTCAAACTTGTCGGCGCCGATTTTTTTGAGTACCTGGCGGCAGAATTTATTCGTCAAACTCCATCCAAAAGCGGAAACCTGCATAATTTTGGCCGGGAAATGGCCGAATTTTTGCCGAATCTGCCTGAGGCCGCGAAATTGACCTATCTGCCCGATGTGGCTCGACTGGAGTGGGCCTGCAATGAGGTGTTTTTTTCTGCGGATCATCCACCCCTGAAACTTAATCGTCTGGCCGAGGTTCCCGAAGACCAGATCGGACATTTGAAATTTCATCTGCATCCCGCCACCCGCTTGATTTTCTCAGATTACCCCGTCCATTTAATTTGGCAAACCAACCAGGAGGATTATTCCGGTGATCCTGTCATCGACCTGGATCAGGGTGGGGTGGCCATTCTGGTGAGGAGAGAAGCGTATCAAGCGGTTCTTCAGCCGGTGACAGCGGCGGAATGGGCTTTTTTGACCTCCCTGCGGGTCGGGAGAGATTTGTCATCCGCGAGCGATGCCGCGCTTTCAGCGGACCCGAAATTTGATGTTGCGGCGGCATTGAGACAGTTTGCGGCCGATGCCATTCTCGTGGATTTTTCCCTGTAG
- a CDS encoding mechanosensitive ion channel, producing MNLLESFDLEKLTNTYIVPWGINISLALAVFIIGRMVAGIIVSLVEKLLAKAKMEEILINFISSIVSAVLTLFIIVAALDRLGVDTTSLIALMGAAGLAVGLALQGSLQNFAAGVMLIIFRPFKAGDYVDAGGTSGTVETIKIFNTVLKTPDNREVIVPNGAIYGGTITNFSARATRRIDMVFGIGYGDDIRKAKEVIKAILESDERILKDPEPLIAVGELGDNSVNFNVRPWVNSGDYWPVKFDLNERIKLAFDENGISIPYPQMDVHMAK from the coding sequence ATGAATCTACTTGAATCATTCGATTTGGAAAAACTCACAAACACCTACATCGTTCCCTGGGGCATAAACATTTCTTTGGCACTGGCGGTATTTATTATCGGACGAATGGTAGCCGGTATCATCGTGTCCTTGGTGGAAAAACTGCTGGCCAAAGCTAAAATGGAAGAAATTTTAATCAATTTCATCAGTTCGATTGTCAGTGCCGTTTTAACTCTATTCATAATCGTTGCGGCTCTGGATAGACTGGGAGTTGACACCACTTCATTGATTGCCTTAATGGGGGCGGCAGGTTTGGCGGTCGGTCTGGCTCTGCAAGGTTCTTTGCAGAATTTTGCCGCCGGCGTCATGCTGATTATTTTTCGTCCGTTTAAGGCTGGTGATTATGTGGATGCGGGCGGAACGTCGGGAACGGTTGAGACCATAAAAATATTTAATACCGTATTGAAGACTCCAGATAACCGGGAAGTGATCGTTCCCAACGGAGCTATTTACGGCGGAACGATCACTAACTTCTCGGCGCGGGCGACGCGACGCATCGATATGGTATTTGGTATTGGCTATGGCGATGACATCCGCAAGGCAAAGGAAGTTATCAAGGCTATCCTGGAATCCGATGAGAGGATTTTGAAAGATCCCGAACCTCTGATAGCCGTGGGTGAACTGGGAGACAACAGCGTCAACTTCAACGTGCGTCCCTGGGTCAATAGCGGTGACTACTGGCCCGTCAAGTTTGATTTGAACGAAAGGATCAAGCTGGCCTTTGACGAGAATGGGATTTCCATTCCTTATCCGCAGATGGATGTCCATATGGCCAAATGA
- a CDS encoding nuclease-related domain-containing protein yields the protein MDLTILNLYWIKIGASLLIFIGLMGLFFRQSRKQAEGNGGASIRSKVEKLGEDYTLLSGVVVPALRGMSRIDHVIVSCYGIFVLTVQNEPGRVRGRVNDEMWEIKSGRQQGALYNPLWENRKWVNALEKHLGKNPFIPVVVFTQAKLKSNFGANVIPLSRLPGFIKKYDKARLFSDKVEVILEKLKTSESDN from the coding sequence ATGGACCTCACTATTCTTAATTTGTACTGGATAAAAATCGGCGCTTCTCTCCTGATATTCATTGGCTTGATGGGTCTGTTTTTCCGGCAAAGCCGGAAGCAGGCTGAGGGGAACGGTGGAGCTTCCATACGATCCAAAGTCGAAAAGCTGGGAGAGGACTACACTCTATTGAGCGGCGTTGTGGTTCCGGCGCTTAGAGGAATGAGTCGCATCGATCACGTCATCGTTTCCTGTTACGGAATTTTTGTCCTGACCGTCCAGAATGAACCGGGCCGGGTCCGGGGCAGAGTCAACGACGAAATGTGGGAAATTAAGTCCGGGAGACAACAGGGCGCACTATACAACCCTCTCTGGGAAAACAGAAAATGGGTGAACGCTCTGGAAAAACATCTCGGAAAAAACCCCTTCATCCCCGTGGTGGTGTTCACGCAGGCGAAGCTGAAAAGTAATTTCGGCGCAAACGTGATTCCTCTTTCGCGTTTACCGGGCTTTATCAAAAAATACGACAAAGCCCGTCTTTTCTCAGACAAGGTGGAAGTCATCCTGGAAAAATTAAAAACCAGTGAGTCTGACAATTGA
- a CDS encoding FAD-binding protein, whose product MMEWAKDSLEKITATRQERSQQPAPKLSEQEAEALLNEFHPDYLGMERTVGVGPNAGTQKFPLELAELLESDSPLPANFEPVIDITTDVLILGGGGAGVSAALTLAESGLSVHLATKLRLGDANTVMAEGGIQAAIGPKDSPRRHFADSYVGGHGNNDPELLRFLCGEGPASIRWLSRLGCLFDQNENGTFRFRSGGGTSIPRVLACRDYTGLEIMRVLKDAVRLTPTQFLEDHAAVELLDDGKGQVTGAVLWDRASGKLVTVSARAVILATGGSGQLRLQGFPTSNHLGATGDGLILAYRQGCQLIHTDSFQYHPSGSCYPEALAGQLVTESIRSIGAQLLNVHGQRFIDEMTYRDVVAGAIIREVAENRGVQTPTKRAGVWLDTPLIELNKGQGTLRRQFPGLIHRFERYGIDPAIDPILVYPTLHYQNGGIKIDPCCQTEAKGLWAAGEVTGGLHGSNRLMGNSLLDITVFGRRAAQSVLQEIPERRAVTLSALNKYRQELKKIPHAPETTAPQFFPLASNMKFQLTEETSKEKKESYLADATSEKKKFEPPDPFAGKWG is encoded by the coding sequence ATGATGGAGTGGGCCAAAGATTCTCTGGAAAAAATTACGGCGACCCGGCAAGAACGTTCCCAACAACCTGCCCCAAAACTCTCGGAACAGGAAGCGGAAGCTCTGCTCAATGAATTTCATCCTGATTATCTTGGCATGGAACGAACGGTGGGTGTGGGTCCCAACGCGGGAACACAGAAATTTCCCCTGGAACTGGCGGAGCTTCTGGAGTCGGACAGCCCCCTGCCCGCGAATTTTGAACCCGTCATCGACATCACCACCGATGTATTGATTCTGGGTGGCGGCGGAGCCGGTGTCTCGGCGGCGCTTACCTTGGCGGAATCCGGTCTTTCCGTTCATCTGGCCACCAAATTGCGTCTGGGCGACGCCAACACAGTCATGGCCGAAGGCGGCATTCAGGCGGCTATAGGACCAAAGGATTCCCCGCGTCGGCATTTTGCGGATTCCTATGTGGGCGGACACGGCAACAACGACCCGGAATTGCTGCGCTTTCTTTGCGGAGAGGGGCCGGCAAGTATCCGCTGGCTGAGTCGCCTCGGGTGCCTGTTCGATCAAAATGAAAACGGAACCTTTCGGTTCCGGTCTGGAGGCGGCACCTCCATCCCCCGAGTGCTGGCCTGCCGGGACTACACCGGGCTTGAAATCATGCGCGTCTTAAAAGACGCGGTGCGGCTAACCCCGACCCAATTTCTCGAAGACCATGCGGCGGTGGAACTTTTAGACGACGGCAAGGGCCAGGTCACAGGCGCGGTGCTCTGGGACCGGGCTTCAGGAAAACTGGTAACGGTCTCCGCCCGCGCGGTCATTTTGGCCACTGGCGGCAGTGGCCAGTTGCGCCTGCAAGGATTCCCCACCAGCAACCACCTCGGAGCCACCGGCGACGGGTTAATCTTAGCCTACCGCCAGGGCTGTCAATTGATCCACACCGACAGTTTCCAGTACCATCCTTCCGGTTCCTGTTACCCGGAAGCCTTGGCCGGGCAGTTGGTCACTGAATCCATCCGCTCCATCGGCGCTCAACTGCTCAACGTTCATGGGCAAAGGTTCATCGACGAGATGACCTACCGGGATGTCGTGGCGGGAGCCATCATCCGGGAAGTGGCGGAAAACAGGGGCGTGCAAACCCCGACCAAACGGGCCGGGGTCTGGCTGGACACACCGCTCATCGAGTTGAATAAAGGGCAAGGAACCTTGCGCCGTCAATTTCCGGGCCTCATCCACCGTTTTGAGCGTTATGGCATCGACCCGGCCATCGACCCGATTTTAGTCTACCCCACCCTGCATTATCAGAACGGCGGCATCAAAATAGACCCCTGCTGCCAAACGGAGGCAAAAGGGTTGTGGGCCGCAGGCGAAGTGACGGGAGGTCTGCACGGAAGCAATCGCCTGATGGGAAATTCACTGCTGGACATCACTGTATTTGGCCGCCGCGCCGCGCAATCCGTATTACAGGAGATTCCTGAACGGCGGGCTGTAACTCTTTCAGCGCTGAACAAGTATCGGCAAGAACTGAAAAAAATTCCCCACGCCCCCGAAACAACCGCACCGCAATTTTTCCCGCTGGCATCCAATATGAAGTTTCAACTGACGGAAGAAACCTCGAAAGAAAAAAAAGAGTCGTATCTAGCGGATGCCACATCGGAGAAAAAAAAATTCGAACCGCCCGATCCTTTTGCCGGGAAATGGGGATAA
- a CDS encoding 2Fe-2S iron-sulfur cluster-binding protein gives MEPEPVEISVSGKTIKARAGETIVHALWAAKMGDAVKTGCVGGVCGACTVTIRFQDGRPGGTDLACLRPVEEGMEIFPCPVESIAPIAPSLDPTVENLQAAFPTLNRCTKCGSCTSACPMSIPVMDSVLRMQDGKFDDVSEDFTTCIHCGLCRFVCEDKVQPHNMGLWVRRSLGMSRDNPSLDQNFLSQKMSLHNIEEDQNSPSPESSPPLGERKNPFLPCHPEPVEGGEKAGMRGSPASAIVSSPNDDKAEREWSYLFTGDHQERLERAKHFREHGSIAQ, from the coding sequence TTGGAACCAGAACCCGTAGAAATATCCGTTTCAGGAAAAACAATCAAAGCCCGTGCCGGGGAAACCATCGTGCATGCGCTTTGGGCGGCCAAAATGGGAGATGCCGTCAAGACCGGCTGTGTCGGTGGCGTCTGCGGCGCTTGCACCGTCACCATACGATTTCAAGACGGGCGACCCGGTGGAACCGACCTCGCCTGTCTTCGGCCTGTGGAAGAAGGCATGGAGATATTCCCCTGCCCGGTGGAATCCATTGCCCCCATCGCCCCGTCTCTGGACCCCACAGTGGAGAATTTACAGGCGGCGTTTCCAACTCTCAACCGTTGCACCAAATGCGGAAGCTGTACCTCCGCCTGCCCGATGAGCATCCCGGTGATGGACTCGGTACTGAGAATGCAGGACGGCAAATTTGACGACGTATCAGAGGATTTCACCACCTGCATCCATTGCGGGTTGTGCCGTTTCGTCTGTGAAGACAAGGTCCAGCCGCACAATATGGGCCTGTGGGTACGACGATCGCTGGGAATGAGCCGCGACAACCCGTCTTTGGATCAAAATTTTCTTTCACAAAAAATGTCTCTTCATAACATAGAAGAAGATCAAAATTCCCCCTCACCTGAATCCTCTCCCCCATTGGGGGAGAGGAAAAACCCCTTTCTCCCTTGTCATCCTGAGCCTGTCGAAGGAGGGGAGAAGGCTGGAATGAGGGGCTCTCCCGCATCTGCAATTGTCTCCTCTCCAAACGATGACAAAGCCGAACGGGAGTGGAGTTACCTTTTCACGGGAGATCATCAGGAACGGCTGGAGCGGGCAAAACATTTCAGAGAACACGGGAGTATCGCGCAATGA
- a CDS encoding YebC/PmpR family DNA-binding transcriptional regulator: protein MSGHSKWASIKHKKGATDAKRGKIFTKIIKEITVAARMGGGDPEGNPRLRTAILTAKGANMPADNITRAIKKGTGELEGVHYEELTYEGYAPGGTAIFMEVMTDNKNRTVSELRAILGKRGGNMGENGCVAWMFERKGFISVAKSEKNEDELFELALDAGAEDMKTTDAHYEIITSVESLEEVRKALEDKGVAMEVCELTRIPQNTISVDEKNCKQVLRLIDALEDNDDVQKVYSNFDISDEVMAAIENDL from the coding sequence ATGTCCGGACATTCCAAGTGGGCCAGTATCAAGCACAAAAAAGGCGCGACTGACGCCAAGCGCGGCAAGATATTCACCAAGATCATCAAGGAAATCACCGTTGCGGCACGCATGGGCGGCGGCGACCCTGAAGGCAACCCGCGTCTTCGCACTGCGATCCTGACAGCCAAAGGCGCCAACATGCCGGCAGACAACATCACCCGCGCCATCAAAAAAGGCACCGGCGAGCTGGAAGGCGTCCACTATGAGGAATTGACCTATGAAGGTTACGCCCCTGGCGGGACGGCGATTTTTATGGAAGTGATGACCGACAATAAAAACCGCACCGTCAGTGAACTCCGGGCTATACTTGGCAAGCGTGGCGGCAATATGGGCGAAAATGGATGCGTCGCCTGGATGTTCGAGCGCAAGGGATTTATCTCCGTTGCTAAAAGTGAAAAAAATGAGGATGAATTATTTGAACTGGCTCTTGACGCCGGCGCGGAGGATATGAAAACCACCGATGCGCATTATGAAATCATCACCTCGGTGGAGAGTTTGGAAGAGGTTCGCAAAGCTCTCGAGGATAAAGGCGTCGCAATGGAAGTTTGCGAGTTGACTCGCATTCCGCAAAACACCATTTCTGTGGACGAAAAAAACTGCAAGCAGGTGTTGCGTTTGATCGATGCCCTGGAAGACAACGACGACGTGCAAAAGGTTTACTCCAATTTCGATATCTCGGATGAGGTCATGGCGGCCATCGAAAACGATCTGTAA
- the ruvC gene encoding crossover junction endodeoxyribonuclease RuvC translates to MRVMGIDPGSNCTGYGLVEEIKGQPRVVHWGAVRTKAKQAFPERLKLIYNELVTVILEFSPDVVAVEDLFFANNVKSALKLGQTRGVTLLAAANQNIAIAEYSPLEVKQSVVGYGRADKIQVQDMVTALLGLKEKPEPFDASDALAVAICHLHTGQSQNRLQMHRSR, encoded by the coding sequence ATGCGCGTCATGGGAATCGACCCCGGAAGCAACTGCACCGGCTACGGCCTGGTCGAAGAGATCAAGGGGCAACCGCGTGTCGTTCACTGGGGGGCCGTGCGCACTAAAGCCAAACAGGCGTTCCCGGAACGGCTGAAATTGATTTACAATGAACTGGTCACTGTGATCCTGGAGTTTTCGCCGGACGTGGTGGCGGTTGAGGATTTATTCTTCGCCAACAACGTAAAGTCGGCTCTCAAACTGGGGCAGACGCGCGGCGTCACCCTGCTTGCCGCCGCCAACCAGAATATCGCCATTGCCGAATACAGCCCACTGGAGGTCAAGCAGTCCGTGGTCGGTTACGGTCGCGCCGACAAAATCCAGGTGCAGGACATGGTGACGGCCCTGCTCGGACTCAAAGAGAAACCCGAGCCTTTCGATGCCTCGGACGCTCTGGCCGTGGCCATCTGCCATTTGCACACCGGGCAAAGCCAAAATCGCCTGCAAATGCACCGCTCCCGATGA